One Phycisphaerae bacterium RAS2 DNA window includes the following coding sequences:
- the mtfA gene encoding Protein MtfA, with translation MRWLRGSSSDADGIPAGQPPRAGEDLDAAARDVLRRAVQFYPALPEAQRDRLHRLIAQFLVEKDFWGSQNLTVTFEMKVYIAAHACLMLLGLPRLGLYPTAREVIVFPSHFGESIECIAPDGRRIVIHDHFIGQTWRRGPVLLSWDHIDPASRGMMAGHNTIYHEFAHVLDLLDGEADGVPPLESADQLPGWQRVMRAEFESLVAADRAGRRSFLDPYGAQDPAEFFAVATEQFFEQPRRFQRLHRALYGQLRQFYKQDPAAWMVS, from the coding sequence ATGCGATGGCTGCGGGGTTCATCGTCGGATGCGGACGGGATTCCGGCCGGCCAACCTCCGCGCGCGGGCGAGGATTTGGACGCCGCCGCGCGGGATGTGCTGCGCCGCGCCGTGCAATTCTACCCCGCGCTGCCGGAGGCCCAACGCGATCGGCTGCATCGGTTGATCGCGCAATTCCTCGTTGAGAAGGATTTCTGGGGCTCGCAGAATCTGACGGTCACGTTCGAGATGAAGGTCTATATCGCCGCGCACGCCTGCCTGATGCTGCTGGGCCTGCCGCGTCTGGGGCTGTACCCGACCGCGCGCGAGGTGATCGTTTTCCCGTCGCACTTCGGCGAGTCGATCGAGTGCATCGCGCCCGACGGCCGCAGGATCGTGATCCACGATCACTTCATCGGCCAGACGTGGCGGCGCGGGCCGGTGCTGTTGAGCTGGGATCACATTGACCCCGCGTCGCGCGGCATGATGGCGGGGCACAACACGATCTATCACGAATTCGCGCACGTGCTGGATCTGCTCGACGGCGAGGCCGACGGTGTGCCGCCGCTGGAGTCGGCCGATCAGTTGCCGGGGTGGCAGCGGGTGATGCGCGCGGAGTTCGAGAGCCTCGTGGCGGCCGACCGGGCGGGCCGGCGGAGCTTTCTCGATCCGTACGGCGCGCAGGACCCGGCGGAGTTTTTTGCGGTGGCCACAGAACAATTCTTCGAGCAGCCGCGACGATTTCAGCGCTTGCACCGCGCGCTGTATGGGCAGTTAAGGCAATTCTACAAACAGGACCCGGCGGCGTGGATGGTGAGCTAG
- a CDS encoding flagellar motor protein MotP, whose amino-acid sequence MRTATAHSVSDLPRETDPTAPRAQATGGCIATAAAGIVGFLFLWGHAFFRTGFAPQASTFVSGYAAALIVGSPVVILLAVYGPAGIVDAFAWIVRSPRNHEPRANELRASARAADQACENDSLEIESLSAMNPAAHRHERNAFNGHDTVSTPAEEAVVFFQVAAAFCLAFGFLATVVGLIVSLANLRSPTQLGPGVAAALISQMYGVCLAVTCLALAAFIARRHAAMGAMKPLARRAATAGGLTLIAGSLTTLIAFGIMMISMRPVI is encoded by the coding sequence GTGCGCACCGCAACCGCTCACTCTGTTTCCGACCTCCCACGCGAAACCGATCCCACCGCGCCACGCGCCCAAGCGACCGGCGGCTGCATCGCCACGGCCGCCGCGGGCATCGTGGGATTCCTCTTTCTCTGGGGTCACGCCTTCTTTCGAACAGGATTCGCGCCCCAGGCTTCGACCTTTGTCAGCGGTTACGCCGCCGCGCTGATCGTCGGATCGCCGGTCGTCATCCTGCTGGCGGTTTACGGCCCGGCCGGAATCGTCGATGCCTTCGCCTGGATCGTCCGCTCGCCGCGTAACCATGAGCCGCGAGCCAATGAGCTGCGAGCTTCAGCTCGCGCGGCCGATCAAGCGTGCGAGAACGATTCTCTCGAAATCGAATCACTTAGCGCGATGAACCCCGCGGCGCATCGGCACGAGCGCAACGCCTTCAACGGGCATGACACCGTATCAACCCCTGCGGAGGAAGCCGTCGTCTTCTTTCAGGTTGCCGCGGCGTTCTGTCTGGCGTTCGGCTTTCTCGCAACGGTGGTCGGCCTGATCGTGTCGCTGGCCAATCTGCGAAGCCCGACCCAGCTCGGCCCCGGTGTCGCCGCCGCGCTCATCAGCCAGATGTACGGCGTCTGCCTCGCGGTAACGTGCTTGGCGCTCGCGGCCTTCATCGCCCGCCGTCACGCGGCGATGGGCGCAATGAAGCCCCTCGCCCGCCGCGCCGCCACCGCCGGCGGCCTCACTCTCATCGCAGGCTCGCTCACCACGCTCATCGCGTTCGGAATCATGATGATCAGCATGAGGCCGGTGATCTAG
- the nadB gene encoding L-aspartate oxidase, producing MSDSFCRRRYLINFDSRRLGQVFTDVLVIGGGIAGLRAAIAAAEFADVILLSKDALPESNTAYAQGGIAVVSDPADSFDAHATDTLEVGCGIGDPVAVKRLATEGPACLNELIAWGARFDLENGAVALGMEGGHSARRIVHALGDATGRELSRALSRTLSQQPRARVFENCFVIDLIVHEGRCLGGITHHAKYGYQAIWAARTILATGGAGMLFRETTNPPCATADGHACAFRAGAKMRDMEFMQFHPTALYVAGASRALISEAVRGEGAYLVDRDGSRFMPDEHPDAELAPRDVVSRSIIRHIATTGATCAYLDVRHFEPGRFAARFPNIARLCSNFDIDPTRDLIPIRPAAHYMIGGVAVNHDGQSTLPGLLACGEAASTCVHGANRLASNSLLEGLVFGKHVGRLAGEESSANGRLNRPVSITHEAAPSARTELDVADVRNSLRAVCWRNAGIDRTADRLVETLEIIDFWGRYVMDKVLDDRAGWETQNLLTAGRMVAQAALAREESRGVHYRSDFPKSDDARFRGHVVLNHTVAGIAQAFEPITEVP from the coding sequence ATGAGCGATTCGTTCTGCCGCCGGCGCTATCTCATTAACTTCGACTCGCGCCGGCTCGGGCAGGTCTTCACCGACGTGCTCGTCATCGGCGGCGGAATCGCCGGGCTGCGCGCCGCCATCGCCGCGGCGGAATTCGCCGATGTGATTCTTCTCTCCAAAGACGCTCTGCCCGAATCCAACACCGCCTATGCACAAGGCGGCATCGCCGTGGTCAGCGACCCGGCCGACTCGTTCGATGCGCACGCGACCGACACGCTCGAAGTCGGCTGCGGCATCGGGGACCCGGTCGCCGTGAAGCGACTCGCGACGGAAGGCCCGGCCTGCCTCAACGAATTGATCGCCTGGGGCGCACGGTTCGACCTTGAAAACGGCGCGGTCGCGCTTGGCATGGAGGGCGGCCACTCCGCGCGACGCATCGTCCACGCGCTGGGCGATGCCACCGGCCGCGAGCTATCGCGTGCCCTTTCGCGAACGCTTTCACAACAACCCCGCGCCCGAGTCTTTGAGAATTGTTTCGTGATTGATCTCATCGTTCACGAAGGCCGCTGCCTCGGCGGGATCACGCATCACGCCAAGTACGGGTATCAGGCCATCTGGGCCGCACGGACCATTCTCGCCACCGGCGGCGCGGGCATGCTTTTCCGCGAGACGACCAATCCGCCTTGCGCCACGGCTGACGGCCACGCCTGCGCCTTCCGCGCCGGGGCGAAGATGCGTGACATGGAGTTCATGCAGTTCCACCCGACCGCGCTCTACGTCGCCGGCGCGTCGCGCGCGCTCATCAGTGAAGCCGTGCGCGGCGAGGGTGCGTACCTCGTCGACCGGGACGGGAGCCGCTTCATGCCCGATGAGCACCCCGATGCGGAACTTGCCCCGCGCGACGTAGTCAGCCGAAGCATCATTCGGCACATCGCGACGACCGGCGCGACGTGCGCGTACCTCGATGTACGCCACTTCGAGCCGGGCCGATTTGCCGCACGCTTCCCGAACATCGCCAGGCTTTGCAGCAATTTTGACATCGACCCGACGCGCGATCTCATCCCTATCCGACCCGCGGCGCATTACATGATCGGCGGCGTCGCAGTCAACCACGACGGCCAATCCACGCTCCCGGGACTGCTTGCCTGCGGCGAGGCGGCCAGCACCTGCGTTCACGGCGCCAACCGACTCGCCAGCAACTCACTCCTCGAAGGGCTGGTCTTCGGCAAGCACGTCGGCCGACTCGCCGGCGAGGAATCCTCCGCCAACGGTCGCCTGAATCGCCCCGTCAGCATCACGCACGAAGCCGCCCCCAGCGCCCGCACCGAGTTGGACGTGGCCGACGTCCGAAATAGTCTGCGCGCCGTCTGCTGGCGAAATGCCGGCATCGACCGCACGGCCGACCGGCTCGTCGAGACGCTCGAAATCATCGACTTCTGGGGCCGATACGTCATGGACAAGGTGCTCGATGATCGCGCCGGCTGGGAGACGCAGAATCTGCTCACGGCCGGTCGCATGGTCGCGCAGGCTGCCCTCGCACGCGAAGAGTCCCGCGGCGTGCATTACCGGAGCGACTTTCCGAAGTCCGACGATGCGCGATTCCGGGGCCATGTCGTGCTGAACCACACGGTCGCGGGTATTGCCCAGGCGTTTGAACCGATCACCGAGGTTCCGTAG
- a CDS encoding lipoprotein NlpI, which translates to MNHRSHRRLLVRQIAGCAASGAALILAPMGCSLNKQTSSSSTVQTQNLDKERALAHAKQAPTPRINPMTHLAAGRMLEGQGDPKGAIEQYERAIAASPKMAAGYNRLGMLYQKLGQYAQAESIFRSGMDAAPDAGVLRNNLGYNYLLQKRFAEAEEQFLMALSLAPSLKRARMNLGIVYAQTGRLDQSLAQFRTVVTEDVAHYNLAVIRLAAGDRENAERSLRLALGANPNLSIARQQLEKLAPATAMTATVATPAPPTLIQPPAAESLDGPIAGTAGEEPIDEP; encoded by the coding sequence GTGAATCATCGCTCCCATCGCAGATTGCTTGTGCGACAGATTGCCGGATGCGCTGCATCGGGCGCGGCGTTGATTCTCGCGCCGATGGGCTGTTCGCTCAATAAGCAGACGTCCTCTTCATCTACCGTTCAGACGCAGAATCTGGATAAAGAGCGGGCACTTGCTCACGCCAAGCAGGCACCCACGCCGCGCATCAATCCCATGACGCACCTCGCGGCCGGCCGCATGCTTGAGGGCCAGGGCGACCCAAAGGGTGCGATCGAGCAATACGAGCGCGCTATCGCCGCCAGCCCAAAGATGGCTGCCGGGTACAACCGGCTCGGAATGCTCTATCAGAAGCTGGGCCAGTATGCCCAGGCCGAGTCGATCTTCCGCAGCGGAATGGATGCCGCGCCGGACGCCGGCGTGTTGCGGAACAACCTGGGTTACAATTACCTGCTCCAGAAGCGCTTTGCCGAAGCCGAGGAGCAGTTCCTCATGGCTCTTTCGCTGGCACCCTCGCTCAAACGCGCTCGAATGAATCTCGGCATTGTCTATGCCCAGACCGGCCGGCTCGATCAAAGCCTGGCCCAATTCCGGACGGTCGTGACCGAGGACGTGGCCCACTACAACCTCGCCGTGATTCGCCTCGCGGCGGGCGACCGCGAAAACGCCGAGCGCTCGCTTCGCCTGGCCCTCGGCGCGAACCCGAACTTGTCCATCGCACGGCAGCAATTGGAAAAACTCGCACCTGCAACGGCCATGACCGCAACAGTGGCAACGCCCGCGCCGCCGACGCTGATCCAACCACCGGCCGCCGAATCACTCGACGGACCGATTGCCGGAACCGCGGGCGAAGAGCCGATCGACGAGCCGTGA
- a CDS encoding Flp/Fap pilin component, producing MNKFFNGLKAFIRDEEGATATEYAVMLALIIVIALGAISALGTKVSSTFADIEAAMP from the coding sequence ATGAACAAGTTTTTCAACGGTTTGAAGGCCTTCATTCGGGATGAGGAAGGCGCCACCGCGACGGAATACGCGGTCATGCTCGCGTTGATCATCGTGATCGCGCTGGGCGCGATTAGCGCGCTGGGCACGAAGGTGTCCAGCACGTTCGCCGACATCGAAGCCGCCATGCCGTAA
- a CDS encoding Type IV leader peptidase family protein produces the protein MSFPDGMWTMAVLAPAMCLAGWSDYRRRRVPNWLTGSLAIGGLAVGMMSGGWSGLSQATLGLLTGLALLLGPWLIRAMGAGDVKYMAALGAWLGPTTTLWAVVAGGLLGGLMALATIVVRRQWSATAANVGTVMWKLTSARRAMSDFGSVASLSGVNGVMPYAIPLSVGTFCVCWFQQMGWWVP, from the coding sequence ATGAGCTTTCCCGATGGAATGTGGACGATGGCGGTACTGGCTCCGGCCATGTGCCTGGCCGGCTGGAGCGATTACCGGCGTCGTCGCGTTCCGAACTGGCTGACCGGATCGCTTGCGATCGGCGGCCTGGCCGTCGGCATGATGAGCGGCGGCTGGAGCGGGTTGTCACAGGCGACGCTCGGGTTGCTGACGGGACTGGCGCTCCTGCTGGGTCCGTGGCTGATCCGGGCGATGGGCGCCGGCGACGTAAAGTACATGGCGGCGTTGGGCGCGTGGCTGGGACCGACAACGACGCTGTGGGCCGTGGTGGCGGGCGGACTGCTGGGCGGCCTGATGGCACTGGCGACGATCGTCGTGCGGCGTCAGTGGTCGGCGACGGCGGCGAACGTCGGGACGGTGATGTGGAAACTGACCTCGGCCCGTCGCGCGATGAGTGATTTCGGATCGGTGGCGAGCTTGAGCGGCGTGAACGGCGTCATGCCGTATGCGATTCCGCTCTCGGTGGGGACTTTTTGTGTGTGTTGGTTTCAACAGATGGGATGGTGGGTGCCATGA
- a CDS encoding TadE-like protein, whose translation MKPQNPKKQKQGLRSRVSRSGRKFARRGSAVVEAAVVAPLMITAMFGMMEAGYAFMVKQTVTLAAREGARAGVIPGGTMSDVQGAVDEAMGAANLSGYSTTSNINDLGASDTDLTVSVSIPFSRASFTGSLLGGGSFQISSSTTMRREGLQDVSQAGASGIGP comes from the coding sequence ATGAAACCGCAAAATCCGAAGAAGCAAAAGCAGGGACTGCGAAGCCGAGTCAGTCGAAGCGGGCGCAAGTTCGCGCGGCGCGGCAGCGCGGTGGTAGAGGCGGCGGTTGTCGCGCCGCTGATGATCACGGCGATGTTCGGCATGATGGAGGCTGGTTATGCCTTCATGGTCAAACAGACCGTGACGCTGGCGGCGCGCGAAGGCGCGCGGGCCGGGGTCATCCCCGGCGGCACGATGTCGGATGTGCAGGGTGCGGTGGATGAGGCGATGGGGGCCGCGAACTTAAGCGGGTACTCCACGACCTCGAACATCAATGACCTTGGCGCGTCGGACACCGATCTGACGGTTTCCGTGTCGATTCCGTTTTCGCGGGCGTCCTTCACGGGCAGCCTGCTGGGAGGCGGGTCGTTCCAGATTTCTTCCTCGACGACCATGCGTCGCGAGGGACTCCAGGATGTCAGCCAGGCCGGAGCGAGCGGCATCGGACCGTAG
- a CDS encoding SAF domain protein — MKPRTIIPLVLGLGVGFFAIKMGVDLVQRAQGAGGDEAAVLVSAKPIEVATRVTEGMLSSVRVSPKLVPRGAFTDKDRKALIGRVTAMTVAPGVPITASMLAPPGAEPGLRAIIPPGFRAVSVSVTEDSAVSGFIMPGSRVDVSAMGRDGVSKTILTDVEIGAVGQSMSEVGTDGKTVRVAKSVTLFVRPDQVGVLHAYTASGGRIRLAMRGDAKEASESFWAKLFQKSASSEGKPKAETAKVAVARNHVVDVVRGQEVQRYEFDASGALRGPCAGGAPYAEKRE, encoded by the coding sequence ATGAAGCCTCGAACCATCATTCCGCTTGTGCTCGGACTGGGCGTTGGGTTCTTCGCCATCAAGATGGGCGTGGACCTGGTGCAGCGCGCGCAGGGTGCGGGCGGCGATGAAGCGGCCGTGCTGGTCAGCGCGAAACCGATTGAGGTTGCCACGCGCGTCACGGAAGGCATGCTGTCGAGCGTGCGCGTGTCGCCGAAGCTGGTTCCTCGCGGCGCGTTCACGGACAAGGATCGCAAGGCGCTGATCGGCCGCGTGACGGCGATGACCGTTGCGCCGGGCGTGCCGATCACGGCATCGATGTTGGCGCCGCCGGGCGCCGAACCGGGGCTGCGCGCGATCATTCCGCCGGGATTCCGCGCGGTCAGCGTGAGCGTGACCGAGGACTCGGCGGTGTCGGGTTTCATCATGCCGGGGTCGCGCGTGGACGTGTCGGCGATGGGGCGCGACGGCGTGAGCAAGACGATTCTTACAGACGTCGAGATCGGCGCGGTGGGACAGTCGATGAGCGAAGTCGGCACGGATGGCAAGACCGTTCGCGTCGCCAAGAGCGTGACGCTGTTTGTGCGGCCGGACCAGGTCGGCGTGCTGCACGCCTACACGGCGAGCGGCGGTCGAATCCGACTGGCGATGCGAGGTGATGCGAAAGAAGCGAGCGAATCGTTCTGGGCGAAGTTGTTCCAGAAGTCGGCCTCGTCGGAAGGCAAGCCGAAGGCGGAGACCGCCAAGGTGGCGGTGGCGCGGAATCACGTCGTCGACGTGGTCCGTGGCCAGGAAGTGCAACGGTACGAGTTTGATGCAAGCGGCGCGCTCCGCGGCCCCTGTGCCGGCGGCGCTCCCTACGCGGAGAAACGCGAATGA
- the pulD_1 gene encoding Type II secretion system protein D precursor — MNRSTDGMNQARPDAPWMVPTQKQFTVRMAAMALVAVAFSPSVRGEEPRGGSRQVVTNRPLSLPAEEPAAIVPTSGGRVVLAQAGPVRTVQDRPRQPAADRRAGDGASSDALIESVNVSRRQVEHLTVGKNASLIINTKVNVDSVQIADPTVADVVLTSPRQIVVAGKAFGTTQLVLRAGAEERTFHVTCELDLLPLEGMIKNVSPQSEVTPRSINGSIVLTGNVPDSETAERIGEMATMVQGSAVQNHLNVVGNQQVMLRVVVAEVNKEAMRQLGVNWAIGGADWTRDFFFVNNLGQLNPTNISNNGIPNLVAKNSLAGQLTYAYNPVGTGPNTNVTFGFPRGEVQFFLNALRENNLSRVLAEPNLVAISGQTATFLAGGEVPIPVTQGGAVAGAVTIEYKEFGVRLAFSPTVMAGQLVRIHVMTEFSDAIPGASVIGGLPVFTFTTRRVESTVECGNGQSFAVGGLLSERVQALASKIPGLGDIPVLGTLFSSTEYQRANTELVILVTPQLVEPIDPQQVPPVPGQLMTHPNDFELFVLQQLEGAPKERPEPDGVPREHFDVKSRPQAAAGWPSSQLALVGPWGLSEGDE; from the coding sequence ATGAATCGATCCACGGATGGAATGAACCAGGCCCGGCCTGATGCACCATGGATGGTGCCCACTCAAAAGCAATTCACGGTTCGCATGGCCGCCATGGCGCTGGTTGCCGTGGCATTCAGTCCGTCCGTCCGTGGTGAGGAACCGCGAGGCGGCTCGCGACAGGTCGTCACGAATCGACCGCTATCGCTTCCCGCGGAAGAACCTGCGGCGATCGTGCCGACGTCGGGCGGGCGCGTCGTTCTGGCGCAGGCCGGCCCGGTGCGGACCGTGCAGGACCGACCGCGTCAGCCGGCGGCGGACCGGCGCGCCGGCGACGGGGCTTCGAGCGACGCGCTCATTGAGTCCGTCAACGTTTCGCGGCGCCAGGTGGAGCATCTGACGGTCGGAAAGAACGCTTCGCTGATTATCAACACAAAAGTCAACGTTGACAGCGTCCAGATCGCCGACCCGACGGTGGCGGATGTCGTGCTGACCTCGCCGCGGCAGATCGTGGTCGCCGGCAAGGCATTCGGCACGACACAACTCGTTCTGCGGGCCGGGGCGGAGGAGCGCACGTTCCACGTCACGTGTGAACTGGATCTGCTTCCGCTCGAAGGCATGATCAAGAACGTCAGCCCGCAGTCGGAAGTCACGCCGCGGAGCATCAACGGCAGCATCGTGCTGACCGGAAACGTGCCCGATTCCGAGACCGCCGAGCGCATCGGCGAGATGGCGACGATGGTGCAGGGGTCGGCGGTGCAGAATCATCTCAACGTGGTGGGCAACCAGCAGGTCATGCTGCGCGTCGTCGTCGCCGAGGTGAACAAGGAAGCGATGCGGCAGCTCGGCGTCAACTGGGCCATCGGCGGGGCGGATTGGACGCGCGATTTCTTCTTTGTGAACAACCTCGGCCAGTTGAACCCGACGAACATCAGCAACAACGGCATTCCGAACCTGGTGGCCAAGAATTCCCTCGCGGGCCAATTGACCTATGCCTACAACCCGGTGGGCACGGGACCGAACACGAACGTGACGTTTGGGTTCCCGCGGGGAGAAGTCCAGTTCTTCCTGAATGCATTGCGCGAGAACAACCTATCGCGCGTGCTGGCGGAGCCGAATCTCGTGGCCATCAGCGGCCAGACCGCGACGTTTCTCGCCGGCGGCGAAGTGCCGATCCCCGTGACCCAGGGCGGTGCCGTGGCCGGCGCAGTGACGATTGAATACAAGGAGTTCGGCGTGCGGCTCGCCTTCAGCCCGACGGTGATGGCGGGGCAGTTGGTTCGCATACACGTCATGACCGAGTTCAGCGATGCGATCCCCGGGGCAAGCGTCATCGGCGGCTTGCCCGTGTTCACCTTCACCACGCGCCGCGTAGAGAGCACGGTGGAATGCGGAAACGGCCAGTCGTTCGCCGTCGGTGGTTTGTTGAGCGAACGCGTGCAGGCCCTGGCGTCGAAGATTCCGGGCCTGGGCGACATACCCGTGCTGGGCACGCTGTTCAGCTCGACGGAGTATCAGCGCGCGAACACGGAGCTGGTGATCCTTGTGACACCGCAACTGGTCGAACCGATCGACCCGCAACAGGTTCCGCCCGTACCGGGTCAGTTGATGACGCACCCCAATGACTTCGAGTTGTTCGTGTTGCAGCAGCTGGAAGGAGCACCGAAGGAACGGCCCGAGCCGGACGGCGTGCCGCGGGAGCACTTTGATGTGAAGTCACGTCCGCAAGCGGCCGCGGGATGGCCCAGCTCGCAGTTGGCGCTGGTCGGTCCGTGGGGACTTTCGGAAGGGGACGAATAG